The following coding sequences lie in one Miscanthus floridulus cultivar M001 chromosome 9, ASM1932011v1, whole genome shotgun sequence genomic window:
- the LOC136480789 gene encoding uncharacterized protein, which produces PSVCLRCSKDGSGPASPSPLPQTPSRDKEKPPHQHPQQASFPGAAASLQPPCPWNLRTARVEIGRFGEGVRAGVWRAPAAAGGGPAHEEGLRRAHQGRDHRGLHRHPRQPPAAAAQEAPARRAAPVNMLYPGLSLTDVNLDSYKIDETCLALGDRHLRVIVTEQKPGREQTERRKFLV; this is translated from the exons CCATCTGTttgcctccgctgctccaaggacGGCAGCGGCCCCGCGTCCCCGTCGCCGCTCCCGCAAACGCCGTCGCGGGACAAGGAGAAGCCGCCGCACCAGCACCCGCAGCAGGCCTCCTTCCCCGGCGCCGCGGCCTCTTTGCAGCCCCCGTGCCCCTGGAACCTCCGCACTGCTCGCGTCGAGATCGGACGCTTCGGGGAAGGCGTCCGCGCCGGCGTGTGGAGggcacccgccgccgccggcggcggccctGCCCACGAAGAGGGCCTTCGCCGCGCTCACCAGGGACGAGATCACCGCGGACTTCACCGCCATCCGCGGCAGCCGCCCGCCGCGGCAGCCCAAGAAGCACCCGCACGCCGTGCAGCGCCAGTCAAT ATGCTGTACCCGGGGTTGTCTCTCACCGACGTTAATCTGGATTCATACAAGATCGACGAG ACGTGTCTCGCCCTTGGAG ATAGGCATCTTAGAGTCATAGTGACAGAGCAGAAGCCAGGCCGGGAACAAACAGAAAG GAGAAAATTTCTTGTGTAG